One Nocardiopsis changdeensis genomic window, GCCAGACGTGGTGGCGCCCCCGGGGGCGTACGAACCGGTCCAGGCGGCGGGCCAGCACCGCCAGGTCTGCGGCCGGGGAGGGGAGCGCCCGGGGTCGGGGACGGCCAGGGTGCGCCAGGCCGCCACCAGATGGGGATCGATGTGCTCGTTGGCGCTTCCGGGCCCGTACAGGTAGTCGAGCAGGCCCCGGGTGTCCTTGCCGCGCATGACCTTGGCGATCACGTTTGGGCCCCGGCCACGGCGTCGCCGGCGTCCTCCAGGGCCTGGGCTGCGGCCTCCAGGCGCTCCAGCAGCCCGGGCTCGGGGTCGGTGCCGATGCGCAAGGCCAGGGCCTCCAGGGCGTTGACGGCATCGTTGAGGGCGATGAGGCTCTGGCGGGCGTCGGGGGCGATGGCCAGCTCCTGGCGGGCCACGCCCAAGGCGGCGTGGGCGGCGAACCCGCTCACGGTCATGCCCTGCTCTTGGGCGGCCCGGGCCAGCAGGGTGTGCTCGTCGTCGCTGAGGCTGAGCTTGACGAAGTGGTCGCGGCGTACCCCCGTCCTGCGGTCGCCGCGTCGGCGCTGGGTCGTGTCGGCCACCGTGGGTTCCTCCGGCACAGGGGTGGGCGGGTCCGGCCGGCTGTGGCCACCCAGGGGTGGTCACAGGGGGTGGCCATGGCCACCCGGGCACGGGGTTGTGGCCGGATTCTGACACACTCGTCCAGATTCGTGATGCTGGGGAGAGACCGATGCCCGACTTGCCATCCACCGCGTCCTGGTGGCTGATCTGCGCCCTGGCCCTGGCCGTGACCGGAGCCCTGGTGTGGGGGGTGCGCCGGGCCACGACCCGCGCCGCCCGCCCCGGCCGGCGTGCGGGCGCGGTGCCGCTGCACGGCGGCTATCTGGCGGCCACCGCGGTCATCGCGGTGGTGGCGCTGGGGTTGATCCTGGTGGCGTTCACCATGAGCTACGCGGCGCTGTACGAGGCCGCCACCTGGCTGGCCCACACCCAGCTGCACGCGATCAACGGCGGTGACCTGCGGTTCCTGTTCCCGTTGGGCATCGACGCGGTCATCGTCTACTTCCTGGCCATGGACCTGCTCATGGAGTGGCAGGGGCGTCGGCACGCGCTGAACCGGTGGGCGGCCTATGCGCTGTCGGCGATCACGATCATCTTGAACGTGTCCCAGGGGGACGGGTCCACCGCCTCCTACCTGGGCCACGCCGGCCCGCCCATCGTCATCATCCTCATCGCCGAGGGGGTCGCGGCGTGGATCCGGCACCTGGCCGGGCTCGCGCACGGCCAGGCCGCCGACCGGATCCCCGCAGGGCGGTGGATCGCCCACCCGGTCTCCACTTTGAAGGTGGTGCGGCTCATGCTGGGGTGGGGCATCACCTCCTATCCGCAGGCCCTGGAGCACGAGCAGCGCCGCCAGTTGGCCTACGCCATGCTGCGCGAACAGCACGGCCGCACCTGGCGGCGGCACACTCCCCGCCATCTGCGGTGGATGCTGGACAACGGCTACGAGCTGGACACCGCCTTCGAGCTGACCCGGGCCATGACCTCGGCCACGGTGGCCATGACCGCCACCGAGGTCCAGCACCTGGCCACCCCCGGTGGCCAGGCCCTCGGCCACGCTCTGGCCGCGCCCTCGGAGGCGGAAGACGAGGGGAACGCCGCACCGTACCGGGAGGAGGCTGGGAACCAGGAGGCCACGCCTGTGGCCCCTGCGCAGGAGGAGCCGGCCCACGCCGCCCCGGTGACCGATCGAGCATCTGCGGCGTCGGCCGCGCAGGTGGCCCCCGCTCCGGTTGCGCTGCCCGAGCAAGTTCTGGCCGAGACCGCTCCCACCCCATCGTTCCGCCCCGAACCGGTGTCCCAGACGGAGCCTGAACCTGCACCGACGCCCACCCTGGGAGTGTTGTCGCCGGAGCAGAAACGCCGCCGGGTGCAAGAACTTCTGGTCACCCACCCGGAGATGACCGACGCCGAGCTCGCCGAACAGATTGGCTCCTCACCGCGTACCGCACGCCGCTACCGGGCCG contains:
- a CDS encoding DUF2637 domain-containing protein is translated as MPDLPSTASWWLICALALAVTGALVWGVRRATTRAARPGRRAGAVPLHGGYLAATAVIAVVALGLILVAFTMSYAALYEAATWLAHTQLHAINGGDLRFLFPLGIDAVIVYFLAMDLLMEWQGRRHALNRWAAYALSAITIILNVSQGDGSTASYLGHAGPPIVIILIAEGVAAWIRHLAGLAHGQAADRIPAGRWIAHPVSTLKVVRLMLGWGITSYPQALEHEQRRQLAYAMLREQHGRTWRRHTPRHLRWMLDNGYELDTAFELTRAMTSATVAMTATEVQHLATPGGQALGHALAAPSEAEDEGNAAPYREEAGNQEATPVAPAQEEPAHAAPVTDRASAASAAQVAPAPVALPEQVLAETAPTPSFRPEPVSQTEPEPAPTPTLGVLSPEQKRRRVQELLVTHPEMTDAELAEQIGSSPRTARRYRAELGYHRSPVATRGHTPSDDGQRGGRNREPETVPAHP